The Rhinoderma darwinii isolate aRhiDar2 chromosome 11, aRhiDar2.hap1, whole genome shotgun sequence genome window below encodes:
- the LOC142663561 gene encoding uncharacterized protein LOC142663561, with amino-acid sequence MADRSVIQGSGPGEEPVTPIRYRQHPDRQRSRTRPPLQTRARPPPPNNHSPPPQQPEPALPTARARHPFLQQPQPALPTRARPHNNQSPPSNNHSPPPQQPQPAPPTTTARPPNNQSPPSPQPEPAPPPTATALPPSNNHSPPVQQPQPARPPTTTARSPQQPQPARPNNHSPPAPTTTARPPQQPESAPPNNHSPTALQQPQPAPPLQTRARPPPPNNQSPPSPQPEPARHPFLKQPKPALPTRARPHNNQSPPSPQPEPARHPFVQQPQPALPTTARPPNNQSPPSPQPEPAPPPTTTARPSFNNHSPPVLQQPQPARPTTTARPPSNNHSPLPPTTARPPQQPQPFLPPTTTARSPPTTRVRPPQQPQPAPPYKPEPDLPPPNIHSPPPQQPEPALPTARARPTSLPQTAKARPPNQSPPPQQPEPALQQPQPAPPTTRAHPPHNQSPPPLQQPQPSHSPPVLQQPKPARPPTTTAHSPQQPQPARPNNHSPSSLQQPQPFLPPTTTARPPTTTARPRFNHSPPSNSHSPPSNSHSPPPSNNHSPPSLQQPQPALQQP; translated from the exons ATGGCGGACAGAAGCGTTATACAGGGATCAGGTCCCGGAGAGGAGCCCGTGACTCCCATCAGATACCGTCAGCACCCGGACCGGCAGCGGAGCAGAA CCCGCCCCCCCCTACAAACCAGAGCCCGACCTCCCCCTCCCAACAACCACAGCCCGCCGCCCCAACAACCAGAGCCCGCCCTCCCCACAGCCAGAGCCCGCCATCCCTTCCTCCAACAGCCACAGCCCGCCCTCCCAACCAGAGCCCGCCCCCACAACAACCAGAGCCCGCCCTCCAACAACCACAGCCCGCCCCCCCAACAACCACAGCCCGCCCCCCCAACAACCACAGCCCGCCCCCCCAACAACCAGAGCCCACCCTCCCCACAACCAGAGCCCGCCCCCCCTCCAACAGCCACAGCCCTCCCGCCCTCCAACAACCACAGCCCGCCAGTCCAACAACCACAGCCCGCCCGCCCTCCAACAACCACAGCCCGCTCCCCCCAACAACCACAGCCCGCCCGCCCCAACAACCACAGCCCGCCCGCCCCAACAACCACAGCCCGCCCCCCCCAACAACCAGAGTCCGCCCCCCCCAACAACCACAGCCCAACCGCCCTCCAACAACCACAGCCCGCCCCCCCCCTACAAACCAGAGCCCGACCTCCCCCTCCCAACAACCAGAGCCCGCCCTCCCCACAGCCAGAGCCTGCCCGACATCCCTTCCTCAAACAGCCAAAGCCCGCCCTCCCAACCAGAGCCCGCCCCCACAACAACCAGAGCCCGCCCTCCCCACAGCCAGAGCCCGCCCGACATCCCTTCGTCCAACAGCCACAGCCCGCCCTCCCAACCACAGCCCGCCCCCCCAACAACCAGAGCCCACCCTCCCCACAACCAGAGCCCGCCCCCCCTCCAACAACCACAGCCCGCCCGTCCTTCAACAACCACAGCCCGCCCGTCCTTCAACAACCACAGCCCGCCCGTCCAACAACCACAGCCCGCCCGCCCTCCAACAACCACAGCCCGCTCCCCCCAACCACAGCCCGCCCGCCCCAACAACCACAGCCCTTCCTCCCTCCAACAACCACAGCCCGCTCCCCCCCAACAACCAGAGTTCGCCCCCCCCAACAACCACAGCCCGCCCCCCCCTACAAACCAGAGCCCGACCTCCCCCCTCCCAACATCCACAGCCCGCCGCCCCAACAACCAGAGCCCGCCCTCCCCACAGCCAGAGCCCGCCCGACATCCCTTCCTCAAACAGCCAAAGCCCGCCCTCCCAACCAGAGCCCGCCCCCACAACAACCAGAGCCCGCCCTCCAACAACCACAGCCCGCCCCCCCAACAACCAGAGCCCACCCTCCCCACAACCAGAGCCCGCCCCCCCTCCAACAGCCACAGCCCTCCCACAGCCCGCCCGTCCTTCAACAACCAAAGCCCGCCCGCCCTCCAACAACCACAGCCCACTCCCCCCAACAACCACAGCCCGCCCGCCCCAACAACCACAGCCCTTCCTCCCTCCAACAACCACAGCCCTTCCTCCCTCCAACAACCACAGCCCGCCCTCCAACAACCACAGCCCGTCCCCGCTTCAACCACAGCCCGCCCTCCAACAGCCACAGCCCGCCCTCCaacagccacagccctcccccctcCAACAACcacagccctccctccctccaacaACCACAGCCCGCCCTCCAACAGCCATAG